The following are encoded together in the Pseudomonas sediminis genome:
- the ssuB gene encoding aliphatic sulfonates ABC transporter ATP-binding protein, with the protein MTALHNIRQGIPPGGVPLAIENIEKSFGERQVLKGIDLHIPAGQFVAVVGRSGCGKSTLLRLLAGLDQPSGGQLLAGNGSLNAVREDIRLMFQDSRLLPWKRVIDNVGLGLSGNWRQQAEEALAAVGLADRANEWPAALSGGQKQRVALARALIHRPRLLLLDEPLGALDALTRIEMQQLIERLWQQHGFTVLLVTHDVAEAVAVADRVILIEDGQIGLDLDVQLVRPRPHGSPLLAALEARVLDRVLAQPELPTPPEPVSPLPTQLRWAL; encoded by the coding sequence ATGACAGCGCTGCATAACATTCGTCAGGGCATTCCGCCGGGCGGCGTTCCGCTGGCGATTGAGAACATCGAGAAGTCCTTCGGCGAGCGCCAGGTGCTCAAGGGCATCGACCTGCATATCCCGGCTGGTCAGTTCGTCGCCGTGGTTGGCCGTAGCGGCTGTGGCAAGAGCACCTTGCTGCGTCTGCTGGCCGGGCTGGATCAACCCAGCGGCGGTCAGTTGCTGGCCGGCAATGGCTCGCTCAACGCGGTGCGTGAAGACATTCGCCTGATGTTCCAGGACTCGCGTCTGCTGCCCTGGAAACGGGTGATCGATAACGTCGGCCTTGGTCTTTCCGGCAACTGGCGCCAGCAGGCCGAGGAAGCGCTGGCGGCGGTCGGCCTGGCGGATCGCGCCAATGAATGGCCGGCAGCACTGTCCGGTGGACAGAAGCAGCGCGTGGCCCTGGCCCGTGCATTGATCCATCGGCCGCGCCTGCTGCTGCTCGACGAGCCGCTGGGAGCACTGGATGCCTTGACCCGCATCGAGATGCAGCAACTGATCGAACGCCTGTGGCAGCAGCATGGCTTCACCGTACTGCTGGTCACCCACGACGTGGCCGAAGCCGTGGCCGTGGCGGATCGGGTGATCCTGATCGAGGACGGTCAGATCGGCCTTGACCTCGATGTGCAACTGGTACGCCCGCGTCCACATGGCTCGCCGCTACTGGCGGCACTGGAGGCGCGCGTGCTCGACCGCGTGCTGGCGCAGCCGGAATTACCGACACCGCCCGAACCCGTATCACCCCTGCCCACGCAATTGCGTTGGGCGCTTTGA
- the cysW gene encoding sulfate ABC transporter permease subunit CysW, producing MKKPQDWRQWALVTLGLLVVALILLVPLALIFSKALAGGLDLLWSNLGEDYMLHAIGLTLLVAVITVPLNLCFGICLAWCVTHYDFRGRKLLTTLIDIPYAVSPVVAGLCYLVVYGLESFIGRWFYDNGMQLMFAWPGIVMVTVFVTAPYVARILIPVMQAQGQDEEAAAMCLGASGWQIFRRISLPKIKWALLYGVVVTNARAVGEFGAVSVVSGSIINQTLTLPLLVDQLNNDYKPAAAFTAAGLLACMALLTLFLKTFMEWRQRRLMQRAEA from the coding sequence ATGAAAAAGCCCCAAGATTGGCGCCAGTGGGCGCTGGTAACCCTCGGTCTGTTGGTGGTGGCGCTGATTCTGCTGGTGCCGCTGGCATTGATTTTCAGCAAGGCGCTGGCTGGCGGGCTCGACCTGCTGTGGAGCAACCTCGGCGAGGACTACATGCTCCACGCCATCGGCCTGACCCTGCTGGTGGCAGTGATCACCGTGCCGCTGAACCTGTGCTTCGGCATCTGCCTGGCCTGGTGCGTGACCCACTACGATTTTCGCGGGCGCAAGCTGCTGACCACACTGATCGACATTCCCTACGCGGTGTCGCCAGTGGTCGCCGGTCTCTGTTACCTGGTGGTCTACGGCCTGGAGAGCTTCATCGGCCGCTGGTTCTACGATAACGGCATGCAACTGATGTTCGCCTGGCCGGGCATCGTCATGGTCACCGTGTTCGTCACTGCGCCGTACGTGGCGCGTATCCTGATTCCGGTGATGCAGGCTCAGGGTCAGGACGAAGAAGCTGCTGCAATGTGCCTGGGGGCCAGCGGCTGGCAGATCTTCCGTCGCATCAGCCTGCCGAAGATCAAGTGGGCGCTGCTGTATGGCGTGGTGGTGACCAACGCGCGCGCAGTCGGTGAGTTCGGTGCGGTGTCGGTGGTGTCCGGCAGCATCATCAACCAAACCCTGACCCTGCCGCTGCTGGTCGACCAGCTCAACAACGATTACAAGCCCGCGGCAGCCTTCACCGCGGCAGGTCTGCTGGCCTGCATGGCGCTGCTCACGTTGTTCCTCAAGACCTTCATGGAGTGGCGTCAGCGCCGCCTGATGCAGCGCGCCGAGGCGTGA
- a CDS encoding TOBE domain-containing protein — MTIKAINVRNQFKGNIKEIVIGDVLSEIDVQTAAGIVTSVITTRSVRELELQVGSEVIAFVKSTEVSIAKL, encoded by the coding sequence ATGACCATCAAAGCCATCAACGTGCGTAACCAGTTCAAGGGCAACATCAAGGAAATCGTCATCGGCGACGTACTGTCGGAAATCGACGTGCAGACCGCTGCCGGCATCGTCACCTCGGTGATCACCACCCGCTCCGTGCGTGAGCTGGAACTGCAGGTGGGTAGCGAAGTGATCGCCTTCGTGAAATCCACCGAAGTGTCCATCGCCAAGCTATAA
- the cysT gene encoding sulfate ABC transporter permease subunit CysT gives MSKPTLFFLQTPLLPGFGLSFGVSVLYLSLVILLPLSALLLYVSDMTWAQYWFAISDPRVVQTYKVTISAAFYSTLAVLVIGLLLAWIIARYDFPGRRIVDALIDLPFALPTSVAGLTLAALLVPNGWIGQWLGFKVAYAYAGIVVAMVFTSIPFVVRTVQPVLQDLGSEYEEAARTLGASRVQTFRKVILPTLAPALVTGGSQAFIRSLGEFGAVIMIAGNIPYQTEVSSLMIFVRLQEFNYPAAAAIASVILLASLALLFLLQVVQGRLFAWQRQGR, from the coding sequence GTGAGTAAACCAACGCTGTTCTTCCTGCAGACTCCGCTGCTGCCAGGCTTCGGCCTGAGCTTCGGCGTCAGCGTGTTGTACCTCTCGCTGGTGATCCTGCTGCCGCTGTCTGCGCTGCTGCTGTACGTCAGCGACATGACCTGGGCTCAGTACTGGTTCGCGATCAGCGACCCGCGTGTGGTGCAGACCTACAAGGTGACCATCTCGGCGGCGTTCTACTCGACCCTGGCGGTGCTGGTGATCGGCCTGCTGCTGGCCTGGATCATCGCCCGCTACGACTTCCCCGGCCGGCGTATCGTCGATGCGTTGATCGATTTGCCGTTCGCCCTGCCGACTTCGGTGGCCGGCCTGACCCTCGCCGCGCTGCTGGTGCCCAACGGCTGGATCGGCCAGTGGCTGGGCTTCAAGGTGGCCTATGCTTACGCCGGTATCGTGGTGGCGATGGTGTTCACCAGCATTCCCTTCGTGGTGCGCACGGTGCAGCCGGTGCTGCAGGACCTAGGCTCGGAATACGAAGAGGCCGCGCGCACCCTCGGCGCCAGCCGCGTGCAGACCTTCCGCAAGGTGATCCTGCCGACCCTGGCGCCGGCACTGGTCACCGGTGGTTCGCAGGCATTCATTCGTAGCCTCGGTGAGTTCGGCGCGGTGATCATGATCGCCGGCAACATTCCCTATCAGACGGAGGTCAGCTCGCTGATGATTTTCGTCCGTCTGCAGGAATTCAATTATCCGGCGGCGGCGGCCATCGCTTCGGTGATCCTGCTCGCGTCGCTGGCTCTTCTTTTCCTCCTGCAGGTCGTGCAGGGGCGTCTGTTCGCTTGGCAACGGCAAGGTCGATGA
- the cysP gene encoding thiosulfate ABC transporter substrate-binding protein CysP, translating to MLKKIVLATVASATLLTGSLSHAAADTPFHNASYDIARELFGEINPLFVEHWKQQSGKEVKIIQSFAGTSRQAQDIIQGKKVDVVTFNQVSDVDILAKRGLLREDWAKQFPNNASPYYSTTAFLVREGNPKNIKSWDDLIRDDVKLVFPNPKTSGNARYSYLGAWLFANEKFNGDEEKVKAFVGKLLKNVENFPTGGRGATVAFAQNGQGDVLLTFESEVINIAKGDEFKSANLEIVVPEVSVLAEFPVAIVDKVADERGTREQAKAFLDFQYSKDIQQLLTRYNYRVHNPEVVEATKAQFAPVRLINPNEILGSWDDITAKHFDNGGILDQLLAEGR from the coding sequence ATGCTGAAGAAGATCGTTCTGGCCACCGTGGCCAGCGCCACCCTGCTTACCGGCTCGCTGAGCCATGCTGCTGCCGACACCCCGTTCCACAACGCTTCCTACGACATCGCCCGCGAACTGTTCGGCGAGATCAACCCGCTGTTCGTCGAGCACTGGAAGCAGCAGAGCGGCAAGGAAGTGAAGATCATCCAGTCCTTCGCCGGCACCTCGCGCCAGGCGCAGGACATCATCCAGGGCAAGAAGGTCGACGTGGTGACCTTCAACCAGGTTTCCGACGTGGACATCCTGGCCAAGCGCGGCCTGCTGCGCGAAGACTGGGCCAAGCAGTTCCCCAACAACGCCTCGCCGTACTACAGCACCACCGCCTTCCTGGTGCGCGAAGGCAACCCGAAGAACATCAAGAGCTGGGACGATCTGATTCGCGATGACGTGAAACTGGTGTTCCCCAACCCGAAAACCTCCGGCAATGCCCGCTACAGCTACCTGGGCGCCTGGCTGTTCGCCAACGAGAAATTCAACGGTGACGAGGAGAAGGTCAAAGCCTTCGTCGGCAAGCTGCTGAAGAACGTCGAGAACTTCCCCACCGGCGGTCGTGGCGCCACTGTGGCCTTCGCCCAGAACGGCCAGGGCGACGTGCTGCTGACCTTCGAATCGGAAGTGATCAACATCGCCAAGGGCGACGAGTTCAAATCCGCCAACCTGGAAATCGTGGTGCCGGAAGTCAGCGTGCTGGCCGAGTTCCCGGTCGCCATCGTCGACAAGGTTGCCGACGAGCGCGGTACCCGCGAGCAGGCCAAGGCCTTCCTCGACTTCCAGTACAGCAAGGACATTCAACAACTGCTGACCCGCTACAACTACCGTGTGCACAACCCGGAAGTGGTCGAGGCGACCAAGGCTCAGTTCGCGCCGGTGCGTCTGATCAACCCGAACGAGATCCTCGGTAGCTGGGATGACATCACCGCCAAGCACTTCGACAACGGTGGTATTCTTGACCAGCTTCTCGCAGAGGGTCGCTGA